The stretch of DNA CAGAAGATCAGAAAACCAGTGAGTCACGCCCCTaccttaaggtatctgtgaccaacagatgcatatctgtattaccagtcaattgactgatttccttacatgaactgtaactccgtaaaatccttgaaattgttgcacacattctttttgttcagtataactcTCAGTACACATACAGCATTGCAGACTTTGTGGACTATTATGCACAGTTGGCTCACTTATACAAATATCCTGTTTCACAAAGGTTCCAGATGCCAAAAACTTCAAGGTGATCAGTACATGTAGGGAAGGAGGAATGGGCCATCCGCTAAGAGTCAGATGAAAGCCTTTGCTCGAGCAAAACAATTGTCAGCTCCATTTTCTTTGTAGTCACAGAAATTAATGTACTAAAAAAAATCTGTGGGTTGCTCCTGTCTGGTCTTGGTGGTTGTCTTTGGTCATCATTGAAATAGTCCAGGTTATCAATAAGTCCATCGTCAAGGTCAACATCCATTAAATCTAGTTAAACCTGCCTTTGGCCAGGTTTTATTTAAACCGTCACTTCTTAAAATCAAGATTAAGGCAAATCCAAGACTATTTTAAACCATGTCTGAGAAATGCCATTTCagttaaaaatgtaaaaagtgCAATTTAGTCTAGGATTAATCTGTGTCCATGAAACCTCCCCTTAGAGCCTAGTTCCATTGTCATTTATGTTCCATTTTCATTCTCACATTGACTAAGAACATCCAAGACGGTTTAGAGACTTTACAGCTCAAGATCATAACCTGAACTGTAAGCTAAAGTAGCAGCCATTTTATGCCACTATGCCCATACTCATCATATTGGTGTGATAACTACAGGCTTTGAAGAGGAAATGGCACCAGTCAAATTCATGGTCAGCTTTGGTCCTAAATTCAGTACACCAACACCAAACTGTTTAACTTCAGAAACAACAATCTATATGCGGCAAACATTCTTTAATTGATTGGAGAGGCAAATTACACAGAAAACAAATGCAGTGCATTTAGTGCTCTAGTATAAACCACAAAATACTCTCCACCCATATAGAAACATCACTCCATCTAGCGATCTTGATAAAACAGGTGCAAAGTAAATAGATTCATCTGGTAAAGCTGGAAAGTagtgggaggaggggggggggggggggggcatgcaaAATTGATGCTCCAAAACTGGTTGGAGGCTTGTCTTGTTTCTAGATGGCGTCGATGTCAAGGTCGTCCTCTTCCTCAGCGGGCTTCTCTGGTGTCACAGTCTCCACTTTCAGCTCGCGGGCTGAGGGCGAGTAGACCACCTGGGAAAGCGAAGTGGGGGGGAGGGGTCGGGGGAAATGTTAATTGGGTGAAATCAAAAAACTCCAGCACCACTCATTTCTCACCAGGATGCACAATAAACAGAACGGTTAGATGGAAATGTATTGAGTAGAAAAGACAAGTGCTCTGCCATGCAGAGTAGGGCATCGTGTCAGCGCTACACCTTTCTATCTGAATAGATCCATGGAGAGCTGAACGCTTGTGACAGGGACCATTTGCATTTCAAACCTATGTCTTTGTGTATGACGGGAATGACTGTCTTCAGGTAAATCAGCTGTAGCAATAAGTCATTACCTCCACGttatcatcttcctcctcctctgcgCCGCTGCCCTCGCTCTCCTCTTCCGCCTCCTTAAGCCACTTGACGAAGGGCGCAGCCTTGGCGTGGATCTCTTTGGCCAGCTCTTTGGACACGTACTTCTTGGACACCTGATACACAGAGTTGATGTGTTAGAGGTAGCATGTGAGATTACTTGTAAGTCTCAGGTTCTAGTGTAGATTACCGGCTTTAAAATATTGGTTTAATATGTAAAATATCTTGGATGAGGCTTGTCAAACAAAATACATTCTCTCAAATGACACTGACCTAAATGAATAACAAAATGTTTCATCCTATTATCTCATTTACCCCCTTTAACCCGGATGGTCATCCGTTACCTTCTCAGCCCAAGCCAGGATGACGTCCTCCTCCAGCAGGTCGGCGTCGTACAGGTCTTTGAGGACGATGGGCACGCGGGGCAGAAGCTGGGCCTGGTGCAGTTTCACCAGACACTCAAAGCCCCCCAGGAGGTACTTCTGGGCCTTCTTATTGTTGTGGGTAAACTGGACACCAGAGAGGAGAAATACTGGAGATTGAGCAAAAATCTATTGCCACAATCATTTTTGTTGAGGTTATGCCAAACAATAAGTGTGACAGCACTGACCGTCATGACCAGTTTGGGTTACGGCACAGAGCTAAGAGAATAAGGAGCCAGAACGGACACAGTAAAGCGAAGTGGGACTCACTCTGAGGAAGTGGCGTTTGTACTTCTTGATCTGGTCACGGATGTTCTCGTCCAtcagcagctctgtcaggatcAGCGGGGCCGTGTCCTTCACGTCCAGACGCTCAGCCTCCGCAAGGATCTCTTTATCCGAGGAGTCGACGGCACCGTCCTCCTTCTTTTGCTGCGGAGGGAGTGATAGAGGTGAGAGCCACCCAGAGACATCTCACACAAACAGTTACGTGGACCTCTTCATTTCCCCCTCATTTTCTTCATTCATTCTTATACAACTGATGAATCAAATCTATTTTAAAAATCAACAGAGACGTGTCCAAAGGCAGTAACAGTGCATTTGCACTCTACTTAGTGCATGTGTATTTCCTTGTGGAGTCTACCAAACCCATTTGGATACATCAATAAATGATTTTCACTCATGTAAGCGAGCAATAAGCAAAGCAGTGCGTTGTGTAGTTGACATGGCCCAGGCAAAACAAAATGGCCATAATACCTGGACATAGGAAAAAAGTATTTGGGATGAGAATAGTCTCGAGTTTATAGGTGGAACACAAGACTTGGGTGAGCAAGGCATCCGTCACCTTCGTAACACTCCTAAGGTCACTACTGTGACCGCAGTCAGTAGAATTGGTATGACGCGAGCAGAGGAAAATCTGAACTACGGCAGTGGGGGTTGTTTCCATTGCAAGGCCCAGGGTCCTCAAATACGCAAGCGAGCAATAAGCAAGGCAGAGCGTGTTGACAGGGCCCAGGTAAAACAGAAAAGGGGTTGTTTCTGTACAGGGTCCTCCTGAGTCTGACCTTGACAAAGTTGTAGAAGAGGTTGACCCTCTCCTCCAGGGGTTTCTCCAGGTCCTCGCTGAGGGTGAGGTTCTTAGCATGCGCACTGATCTCCTCCATCCGACGCTGCTGGgcctcctctgtcgtctcctcCCCCCAGTCCTGGTCATCATCGTCACCGTCCTACAGCAAATCCAGCACATTTCATTTATACAAGTGCTTTTGAAAATAAGACAGTCAGTGCTACACAGTGGAAACTATTCCCATGAGACTGTACGCTACAgagaaacaagaacaaagagataGAATGGAGACTGGTTGCGTTTCATTCCAGAAAGCTGTCCCTTCAATACCCTTCATGGATCAAAGTCAACTGGGTAAGAAAGAAATAGCTCTACCTAGACATAGCTCTACCTAGACATAGCTCTACCTAGACATAGCTCTACCTAGACATAGCTCTACCTAGACATAGCTCTACCTAGACATAGCTCTACCTAGACATAGCTCTACCTAGACATAGCTCTACCTAGACCCTGCTTTCACCTATCCAGTTCATTCAGAAGTGTGAAGGATGATACTGAAACTTCTCCAGGTCAAGGTAACCGTCACGTCGGTCAAGGTAAATAAAGCACCCCTCAGGTTCCTGCCGATGCTTTTGACCGAGGTCTGGCTGGCCACTGGGGCGATGAAGTGCTGGTACTCACCACAGCATCGGGGGCGTCTATGTCGTTGTGGTTGGAGGCTTCTCCATCACTGGAGCCGTTCTCCTTGTCCTTCTTCTTGcttttcttctccttcttcttgacAGACCCAGTGTCCTCTatgtgcagagagagaaagaggtggaaaGTTATGACAGACAACTTCACATTACACTCGCAATCATTTCTTGATGCCTTGTGTTTCTGACATTTACCCGACTGGAGAAGAATGGTTCTTTAGTGTAATAAATTCAACAAAAATCGACAGCCTTGGATGACTTGACAGTGCCAAGAACTGCTGTGAGAACAGGTGCCACAGCAGACATTGCCCTCTGAGGATACCGCAATGATCACTGCTGCTCATCTTTGACTCAAGACGATGACTCATGTTTAAAAAGGTGCATTGCGTAAGATTTCAGCAGCAAAATACCACCCAACATGACTCATCTAGTGCTCTAAGTTACTTGTGACCCACCAGACAAACAAATCCTGTGTCTAGTAGCAAAATAATGGCTGTGTTCACATGGGTTTTAAAAATGAAGGACATAGCATGTCTGGCATTGTTTTTAAACCAAGCCCACATTGAACAAGCCTCAGCCTGAACAACCCTGTACAGTACATTCTGAAATTCCCAGATTTTCAAAGAACAAATTAAATGAATGGAATTTCCAGAATGGCAATGCTGGGAAAGTATGCATGACAGACAAAGCAGTGTTCCTGAAAGCGCTAAATAAGAGTGAAGAGTCGTAGCTTCCGTCAGGATGCATTGGAACACGTCTGGCTCACCTGGTGGGTTCCTGAGGATGAACGTGCAGAGCTTGTGTCGCGTGTCCAGCATACCCCTGTAGCCGCAGGCCTTGCAGGAGTTCCCGATGGTTTGTTTCTTGGCGTTGATGtgctgagggacagagagagaaagaattcaATCTTCAGTATGGCCTTATTAGTGTTCAACTCTCATATCCTAAGCGGTAGCCAAAGCAACAATTACCTACGAAAAAAAATGGCAGTCTTGTGAAGTTGGGTAGCAAAACATATGCAGATGTGTGCATAACGTACGCAGGATGGCCAGTTTGAGAAGCTAATTGTGTTCTTGCTGTTAACACCTTTATGACCCAATATTCTGTTTAATATCATCCCTGAAAAATAATGGTGCTCAAGTACCCTTGCTCTATGGGCCAGCTGCACAGACCTAGATCAAGCATGGCCtggaacaaaaaaaaaaaaaaaaaagaaaagaggaAGCTCAATGGAGTCTTGTCTTAATCTAGGTCTATGCAACCACCCCAAAATATACCAAGATCTTTTCCCGGACTTGATAATTGAGCAGACAGTTAAAGACATTGTTCTAGACAGTGTAATACAGTATGATGTCT from Salvelinus fontinalis isolate EN_2023a chromosome 20, ASM2944872v1, whole genome shotgun sequence encodes:
- the LOC129817751 gene encoding eukaryotic translation initiation factor 5-like; this encodes MSVNVNRSVLDQFYRYKMPRIIAKVEGKGNGIKTVIVNMTDVAKSLNRPPTYPTKFFGCELGAQTQFDAKNDRFIVNGSHEANKLQDMLDGFIRKFVLCPECDNPETDLHINAKKQTIGNSCKACGYRGMLDTRHKLCTFILRNPPEDTGSVKKKEKKSKKKDKENGSSDGEASNHNDIDAPDAVDGDDDDQDWGEETTEEAQQRRMEEISAHAKNLTLSEDLEKPLEERVNLFYNFVKQKKEDGAVDSSDKEILAEAERLDVKDTAPLILTELLMDENIRDQIKKYKRHFLRFTHNNKKAQKYLLGGFECLVKLHQAQLLPRVPIVLKDLYDADLLEEDVILAWAEKVSKKYVSKELAKEIHAKAAPFVKWLKEAEEESEGSGAEEEEDDNVEVVYSPSARELKVETVTPEKPAEEEDDLDIDAI